The region AAGCCAGGTCATTTTTACAATGTCCGTTATAAGCTTTCTGACGGTTCAGGTGAACTTATCATTGCTACCACGCGTCCTGAAACTATGCTCGGTGACACAGCGATTTGCGTTAATCCGGAAGATGATCGTTATAAGCATCTGATCGGTAAGACTGCAATACTTCCGCTTATCGGTCGTGAACTTCCAATTATCGGCGACACATATGTTGATATGGAATTCGGAACAGGCGCACTGAAAGTTACACCTGCTCATGATATGAATGACTGGGAACTTGGCCGTAAACATAATCTTGAAGTAATTGCTATTCTTGATGAAGCGGGAAATGTCAACGAGAACGCTCCTGAAAAATATCGCGGTCTGTTTAAAGATGAAGCCCGTAAAGTAGTTGTCGCGGATCTTGAAGCTGAAGGATCGCTCATTTCTATTGAAGACCATGAACATTCTGTAGGTGAGTGCTATCGTTGCAAGTCTGTAATTGAGCCCCATGTTTCAGAGCAGTGGTTTGTTTCCATGAAGCCTCTGGCGGAAAAAGCTAGAGCTGCAGTTCCCTCTGAAACTCAGATTTTCCCTTCTAATTGGGAAAAAGTATACTACGAATGGCTCGATAATATTCGCGACTGGTGTATTTCCCGTCAAATTTGGTGGGGACATCGTATCCCTGCATGGACTTGCGAAGAGTGCGGTGAACTCATAGTTTCTGAAACTGATCCGACTAAATGTACCAAGTGTGGAAGCTCCAAGTTAGCTCAGGAAGAAGATGTTCTTGATACATGGTTTTCTTCAGCTCTATGGCCTTTTTCCACTATGGGATGGCCTGAAGAAACTCCTGAGCTGGCAAAATATTACCCCACATCTGTGTTGATCACAGGATTTGATATTCTTTTCTTCTGGGTTGCACGCATGATGATGATGGGGATTCATTTTCAGGACCAGATTCCATTTAAGCATGTTTACATTCATGCTCTTGTCCGTGATGAAAATGGCAAGAAAATGAGTAAATCTACAGGTAACGTAATTGATCCGCTTGAAATGAGCGATAAATACGGAACTGATGCTTTGCGCTTCACGCTGACAGCTTTTGCAGCCATGGGGCGTGATATTAAGCTCTCTGAATCAAGGATCGAAGGATACCGTCACTTTGTAAATAAAATTTGGAACTCAGCCCGCTTTGCACTGATGAACTTTGACGGTAAAAAGTCTGAAGCATCAATTGATGATGCAACCGGACTTGCTAATAAGTGGATTCTGCATCGTTTGGAAGAAGTAAAAGTTTCCATGCGTGAAGGAATTGAAGGATACCGCTTTAATGAAGTGGCTCAGACCATGTATAAATTTATCTGGAATGAGTTTTGCGACTGGTATCTTGAAATGATCAAACCCGACCTTTACAGTGATGACGAATCCCGCAAAGCTCCAACTTTGAAAGTTCTATGGACAGTCCTTTCTGAGACAATGATTCTGCTGCATCCTGTTATGCCGTTTGTCACTCAGGAAATCTGGTCAGTACTTCCCGGCATTGAGAATGAAGACATTGCAACCGTTCTTTACCCTGAAACAAGAGCCAACTGCATCAGTGAAGATGCTGTTTCGCAGATGGAACTCTTTCAGGGCATAGTTTCAGGTGTTCGTAATATCCGCACTGAGCTTCTCATCGCACCTTCCAAGAAATTGGAAATGATTATGCGTACAAGCTCTGATGCAGCTCTCAGTCTCATCAATGACAACTCCGAATTGGTGAAATTTCTTGCCCGTCTGGAAACTGTTGAAGCCGGACCGGATGTTCGTGGACCAGAAGCTTCCGGTACAGCAGTTGTTCAGGGTAATGAAATTTTCATTCCTCTTGCCGGAGCGGTTGACTTTGAGTCTGAACTTGCAAGACTGGATAAAGAGTTTGCCAAGCTGGACAAAGATTTGATTGTGATAGAAAAGAAACTTTCAAATGAAGCTTTTGTAAATAATGCTCCTGCTGCGGTTGTAGCGCAGGAACGTGAAAGACTTGCTGAAATTGACGACAAAAGAGCAAAGCTTACTGAATTGAAAGATAGACTCGTAAGCGTAATGAAATAGTCACGATAGTTAAAAATAGGATGTATATATGGGCATAGTATATCTCATCGGAGCTGGTCCCGGAGACCCCGGTCTGCTGACAGTTAAAGCCAAGGAAATCCTGGAATGTGCAGATGTCCTTATTTATGACTATCTGGCTAACAGCGAATTCCTTTCCTACTGTAAAGAAGGCGCTGAAATCCTTTATGTCGGCAAAAAGGGCGGAGATCATACCCTTCCGCAGAATAAAATTAATGAACTTATCATTAATAAAGCGAAAGAGGGTAAGGTTATTGCCCGCCTTAAAGGCGGCGATCCTTACGTTTTTGGACGCGGAGGAGAAGAAGCTGAAGAACTGGTCGAAGCTGGAATCAAGTTTGAAGTAATTCCAGGTATCACTGCCGGAGTTGCGGCTCCTGCTTATGCCGGAATTCCCGTTACCCATAGAGATTTTACTACCTCAGTTTGTTTTATCACCGGACACGAAGATCCTACCAAGGAAACATCCGGTCACAACTGGGAAGTTTATGCTAAGTCCAACAGCACATTAGTTTTTTACATGGGTGTTAAGAATCTGCCCATGATAGCTGAGAATCTGATTAGCAACGGACGGGACCCTGAAACTCCTGTTGCCCTTGTTCGCTGGGGAACACGTTGCAATCAGCAGAGTTTTGTATCCACTCTTGAAAATGTTGCAGAAGAGGCCGCCAACCGTAAGTTTCAGGCTCCTTCCATTATTGTGGTCGGCGGGGTTTGCTCCCTGCATGACAAGCTGAACTGGTTTGAAAAGAAACCTCTGCTCGGAAAAGGAATTGTTGTCACCCGCGCTCGTGAACAGTCTAGTGGACTTGTTTCCACTCTTGGCAAACTCGGTGCATGTGTTTATGAATTTCCTACCATCACAATTGAGCCTATGGCTGATTATGAACCTGTTCAGAAAGCTATAAGTACGCTTTCCGGTTGGGATTGGCTTATCTTTACATCCGTTAATGGTGTAAAGCATTTTTTCCAGCAGCTTGAAGAAAGCAATCTTGATGCTCGTGCTTTTGCAGGGTTGCAGATTGCCGCAATCGGACCTGCAACTGCTGACGCGCTTGCTGCAAAAGGAATTAAGCCTGATTTTGTTCCTGAAAAGTACGTTGCTGAAGGAGTTGTTGAAGGGCTGCTCGAAAGAGGAGTGAAAGGTAAAAAAGTTCTGATTCCAAGAGCCTTGGTTGCCCGTGAGATATTGCCTCAGGAACTTGAAAAGGCCGGAGCGCATGTTCAGATTTTGCCTGTTTATGAAACAGGTCTTTCTGAAAACGATCCTGCTCCGATTCTGGAAGCTCTTAAAAGCGGTAAAATTAATTATCTCACTTTTACCAGCTCCAGCACGGTTGAGAACTTTTTCAACCTTGTTGAACCTGAACAGTTCCACAAATTTAAAGATTCAGTAAAGATTGCTTGTATCGGTCCTATTACAACCAAAACCTTAGAAGGGTTCGGTTTTGAGCCGGATATACAGCCTGATGATTATACAATCCCCGGACTGGTTGACGAACTTGTCAAAGAATCCGCAGAGTAAATTACAAAGGAGGGGCTTTTGCTCCTTTTTTTTTTTGATAAAGATTATGCTTCAGTCGACTTTACTCATTTTAAAAAAATCTTTTAATAATTCCAATAATTTTTAGTATGGGCAGTCCTGTTACCTGAGTTTACATAAGCTGTATTTTTGTGCTGACTTCAGTTTAGGAGTTTTTTGTGAGCAAATTACCAATTGCTGTTCTTATTTCCGGTAGTGGTTCCAATCTTCAAGCATTGATAGATAAGATGGAAGAAGGAATTCTCGATGTCGATATCAGAATGGTTCTTTCGAATAGATCAAGTGCCTATGGTCTTGAGCGCGCAAAGAAACATGCTATTCCCACGTGTGTGTTGAGTCATAAAGATTTTGAGAGCCGTGAAGATTTTGACAGTGAAATGGTACGTGTTCTAAAAGAAGCTGGTGTGCAGGCGGTTGTTATGGCCGGATTCATGCGCATCATAACTTCTGTTTTTTTAAATGCATTTTCAGGTCAAATTATTAATATTCATCCTGCGCTGTTACCTAGCTTTGCAGGAGCCGGTGGGCAAGCTGAGGCCGTAGAACATGGAGTGCAGATTTCAGGATGTACTGTACACTTTGTGAACGAAAAAATGGATAATGGCGCAATAATTATTCAGGCTGCCGTTCCTGCAATCCCCGGAGAGGATGTCAAAATTTTATCTGATCGCATTTTGCAGGTAGAACACAGAATTTTACCGCAGGCTACGCAATGGCTGGCAGAAGGGCGACTCAGTGCCGAAGGCCGCTTTGTTAAACTTGGAGCTGCTAATGTCGCTAAGGCAGAACTTACTGCTGATTTTCCTTGTCTTATCAATCCCCCATTAGAATCCGGGTTCTAATGCTAATCAGGTGTAACAATGGTAGATGCTCTTGAACCTTGGGGGCGTAAAACTTTTCGCCGTCATACAGAAAAAAATATTCCGGGAAGTCCCGCAAGAGCTCTCTCCCGATCTGTCATAGAAGACACTCAAAATAATTTATGGCTCAGCGAACGTATCGCAAGCAAGCAGCTTTCTCAGCGCACGGCTATATCCCGTAATCTTCAAGTTTTGCATGATTCCGGTTTGGAGCATATTCTTTTATATCAACAAACGGTGGAAGGGACTTATGTTGCTGATCTTATGGGATTACCGTGGCAGCTTTCTCCTTTCTACGAATCAGACCTTTTGCCACAGCCTGAGTTTGTTTATGATGAGGAAAGGGGGGAAAGTCTTGCTGAATTCATTTGCTCGCTACGTAAACATTCCAATGAAAAACAGCTTGAACAAGGAAAGCCTCCTTTTGATTTACTAGAGTATGCGACAACTTTGGTGAAGACCACTGCTGAGCGCGAACCTAAAGTATTTGAGCGGATAGAACCTATTTGCAAAAAAATTTTTCCTAAAATGGAAAAATTTACATCACTTCCTGTAGCTTTTTGTCATGGTGATTTTCATCCTTTGAATATTCTTTGGCGTGGTAAAAATGTCGGAGCTGTTATTGATTGGGAATTTTCAGGTATGCGTCCAGAAATATACGACGTGGCCAATATTATAGGGTGTGTTGGTTTCGAAAATCCAGAAGGTCTTAATTTCGGTTTGATTCCGCAGTTTCTGAAAGTACTAAAAAGTGAAACTGATATTTCCGCTGAAGGTTACGCAATGCTGCCATTTTTTATCCCTGCACTACGCTTTGCATGGCTATCCGAATGGTTGCGTAAAAAGGATTGGGAAATGCTATCCATGGAATTAGACTTTATGGCAATATTATTGGAGCGTATTTGAAATTCAGCCTATGCCTGATGCAGGTAGTCTTATTAAAAAAGTTGTTCCTTTTCCTTCGACAGATTTGCATGTTATAGTCCCATTGAGCTGGCGGATGATTGTATGAGTGTTGGTTAAACCTTGCCCTACACCGTCTCCAACTTCTTTTGTAGTGAAGAAAAGGTCATATATTTTGTGCATGTTTTCTTCGGGGATACCTTTTCCTGTATCATTGATATAAAACTCTACCTGACTATCCACATTTCTGGTGCCTATAGTAATTAAACCTTGGTTTGTGCTCCCTTCATATTTCGCTTTAATTGCATCTGCAGCGTTTATAATGATATTTAATAAAGCCTGACTTATTTCTCCCGGACGTGCCATTATTTTTGCTAGATTAGGAGAAAAAGCCGTTCTTACTTCAGCAATTGATTTCCACATATTTGTGGAAACAGTTAGAACATTTGAAGCGATTTCATTAAGATCTAAAGCTATTGCAGATTCATAATCCAGATGCGTAAAACTGTTTAAAGCCTTAACAATGGCCGAAACGTGTTCTATCCCTTCCTGTGATTCCTGTATTGCCTGAAAAACCTCTTCACTCAAGTAGTCAACATTTTCTAGCTCATCGGGCGAAATGAGATTGAAATCATTTTCATTGTCTGTAATATTCTTAGCAAGAGGGTTGGTAAGCTTATTGATAAGTTCAAATAATTCACTAAAGGACTGATCAAGAAAATTGAAATTTTGCGATAAGAATTGCAGCGGTGTATTAATCTCATGTGAAACACCAGCAGCAAGCTGCCCAATGCCTTGTAACTTATGCCTTTGTGAGAATTGGCGTTCCATTTCTATTAAATCAGTCCGGTCATCAATAAGAACTACCCTCCCCTGTGACTTTCCGCTTACATCAAGTATTTTAGATAGGGTTACATTATAATGGTAGGACTCTACTTCGTCGCGAATTTCTTTATCAACTGTGATGGAAGGGGTTTCTGCAGAAAGGAATTCTTTGATTTCATCCGTCAACCACGGAAGAGTCTGGCTTAGCGGGGTACCTTTAAGCTTTTCAGTTTCTTGTCCTTTTTGTTCGTAATATATGGATCCAGGGAATTTGTTCATTCCAATCATTGAAAAAGATTTTGGAGTCATATTGTCAATATTGCCGCTCTCATCAATCAGAAAAAGTGGAACATTCAAACTTTCGAAGATGGTCAGATATTTGTTTTTTTCATTAGTCATTTCCCTATTAGATTTTTGTAATTCTTTAATGGTATTGTCAGAATCTAAACCAGACCATTCAGAGCAGAAAGCAATTTCAATTCTATCCAGTACTCGCTCAACAAATTTTTCATAGTGAAGCTTGAGTTCCGGTTCTGCAGTCATACTCCGTACTAAATCAACATAAGTATAGCGATAATATTTGTAGAGACCGAGAAACATTTGAAGGCTTATACCGCGTTCACGATGTAGACGGGCTTCAAGCACTCCAAATAGTGCGGCGGGGTCATCTGCATAATTCTCGTCTGGGTGGAATTGAGGCAAATCTTCGCCATATATGTCCGAAGCTGTCATTATAGCTTTGGACAACCCATGTATAGAAATTCGCCATGCTTCAATAAGTGTTGAAGAATAATCTGTAAAATTTTGGGCTTTAGCGTAAGATAGAATGCGCTCCATTAACCAGAGTTCATTGTCAGAAATATATTTGGCTAAAGTATGCACTAAGGTCTCCATGGTATTCATTTAGGGCATGTAACAAGTATGATTGGTTTAATAGTTAAATAAGCTCTTTTAATATGCACATTTTAAAAATAAAATACAATTAAAAGCGAATAAAATTATATAGAGATGATTAACGCAAAACAGCTCTGATTTATTAAGTCAGAGCTGTTTTGCGTTATACTTGTAAGATGTAGGATAAAATAAAGATGGATGTGTCTTTTTAGTTATCAAATTTAGTGTATTAGAAGACTTCAGCTTCAAACCAGAAGATGTTAGTAGCTTCATCCTGCCATGCATTTGGCTCCATCCCTGCTTTGTGGCATGTTTGCGCTAGAAATTGATGGCGATCCCATTTCCACTCGGTTGCGACTTGCGGCAACAGCAATCCTGAATTTCGCCCTCTTTGCATGATTAATCCGTGTTTTCCTATTTCTATCTGCTCTGTGTCGGGGCAGATTGTTACGGGGCTTAGAATCGAAATTTCGTAATCTAACTCTTCATATTCATTTATGGTGAGCTCTGGAAATCTGGGGTCTTCAAATGCTGCTGCGCGGGCCATTGCCCATATTGTTTGATAAAGCGGTCCTGTTCCCTGAACATTACCAATACATCCGCGAAGATGACCACCAAGCTTAAGCGTCACAAAGGCTCCAAGGTTCTCCTTCAGTTTCGCAGTGGGCGGCTGTGGTATTTCATGCTCTTTATCGCCGCGCAAATTGCTGATGATACTTAGCTTTACGATTTCTTTGAGGTATTCTTTTTCTTCGTCCGTAAGCGAAAAACTAAAATTATCTGTCATGTTATCTCCTTACTTAGACTTATTACGTTTAAGCTTGCCGATGATATAATCATACCTCTCAGGACGATGCGGAAGAGTGCAGTCCGAGCACCACTTGATGCCGTTTTTAATTTCATATGTGCCTCCGCATTTTTCCAGATGATAGAGTGGGCAGAAGCAGAACAGGCAGTTGAACTCCAAGTTATTTTCCACTTCATGGCAGGGAAAATATCGGCATTGATGATTTCTAAAAAAACGGAAACTGTTTTCCATACTATTACTCACAATTCAGTTTATTAACTTTAATAATGACGAGAGTTATATCGTCTTCCTGTTCCATACCGTCTTGAAATTCTCTTACGGCATCGATTATTTTGCTTTGTATTTCAGATGCTGGCAACTCGGCATTTTCTAGAATAAGTGTATCAAGTCTTTTTCGTCCAAACATCTCATCGTCACTGTTCCTAGCCTCCCATATCCCATCTGTGCCGATGAAGATTATTTCACCTTCCGCCAGTAGTGTTTTGGATTCTTCGTAGTCACTTGCTTCAAATATGCCTAAGGCGAGCATTGGTTCGCCTATAAGGTCTCTAGTTTCGCCCGTTACCGGAGTATAAACAGTTGCCGGGTCGTGCCCGGCTCTGACATACTTCGCTGAAGAGTTATCGGAAGAAATCTCCATACAGAAAAGAGTCATAAAGCGTCCGGTGTTACCGATGTCATTGCATAGCAACCGATTTACTTCGGCAATTCTTGTTGCAAGAGGCAGCTTGTGTCCCGATGCATGTTTGAGGTGCGCACGGCCTGTTGCCATAAGTAGTGCGGCTGAAACTCCGTGTCCGGTAACGTCTCCAAGCAATATCCCTGTCCCGTCTCCGTTTGGTGCTTTATAGTAGTCGAAGTAATCTCCGCCTGTTTCATCGCAGGAAATGCTTATGCCGGAAATATCCAGCCCGGATATTTCTGGAGAGACTACAGGAAGAAGATTGTTATGAACCTCTTGAGCAAGTTCCATCGATTTCGTTATCCGTAAATGGTCCTGCA is a window of Desulfovibrio sp. UCD-KL4C DNA encoding:
- the amrA gene encoding AmmeMemoRadiSam system protein A, which codes for MTDNFSFSLTDEEKEYLKEIVKLSIISNLRGDKEHEIPQPPTAKLKENLGAFVTLKLGGHLRGCIGNVQGTGPLYQTIWAMARAAAFEDPRFPELTINEYEELDYEISILSPVTICPDTEQIEIGKHGLIMQRGRNSGLLLPQVATEWKWDRHQFLAQTCHKAGMEPNAWQDEATNIFWFEAEVF
- a CDS encoding ATP-binding protein; the encoded protein is MHTLAKYISDNELWLMERILSYAKAQNFTDYSSTLIEAWRISIHGLSKAIMTASDIYGEDLPQFHPDENYADDPAALFGVLEARLHRERGISLQMFLGLYKYYRYTYVDLVRSMTAEPELKLHYEKFVERVLDRIEIAFCSEWSGLDSDNTIKELQKSNREMTNEKNKYLTIFESLNVPLFLIDESGNIDNMTPKSFSMIGMNKFPGSIYYEQKGQETEKLKGTPLSQTLPWLTDEIKEFLSAETPSITVDKEIRDEVESYHYNVTLSKILDVSGKSQGRVVLIDDRTDLIEMERQFSQRHKLQGIGQLAAGVSHEINTPLQFLSQNFNFLDQSFSELFELINKLTNPLAKNITDNENDFNLISPDELENVDYLSEEVFQAIQESQEGIEHVSAIVKALNSFTHLDYESAIALDLNEIASNVLTVSTNMWKSIAEVRTAFSPNLAKIMARPGEISQALLNIIINAADAIKAKYEGSTNQGLITIGTRNVDSQVEFYINDTGKGIPEENMHKIYDLFFTTKEVGDGVGQGLTNTHTIIRQLNGTITCKSVEGKGTTFLIRLPASGIG
- a CDS encoding cysteine-rich small domain-containing protein, yielding MENSFRFFRNHQCRYFPCHEVENNLEFNCLFCFCPLYHLEKCGGTYEIKNGIKWCSDCTLPHRPERYDYIIGKLKRNKSK
- a CDS encoding valine--tRNA ligase, translated to MAESNLPKGYEPEDVEKKWLDHWKENKTFTPDPEADGDPFSIVIPPPNVTGVLHMGHALNLTLQDILCRYNRQLGKNVLWVPGTDHAGIATQNVVERQLKTEGLTRDDLGREKFIERVWGWKEEKGGHILKQIHRMGASVDWSRECFTFDDQRAKAVRKVFVKLFEEGLIYKGNYIINWCNRCHTALADDEVEHSPKPGHFYNVRYKLSDGSGELIIATTRPETMLGDTAICVNPEDDRYKHLIGKTAILPLIGRELPIIGDTYVDMEFGTGALKVTPAHDMNDWELGRKHNLEVIAILDEAGNVNENAPEKYRGLFKDEARKVVVADLEAEGSLISIEDHEHSVGECYRCKSVIEPHVSEQWFVSMKPLAEKARAAVPSETQIFPSNWEKVYYEWLDNIRDWCISRQIWWGHRIPAWTCEECGELIVSETDPTKCTKCGSSKLAQEEDVLDTWFSSALWPFSTMGWPEETPELAKYYPTSVLITGFDILFFWVARMMMMGIHFQDQIPFKHVYIHALVRDENGKKMSKSTGNVIDPLEMSDKYGTDALRFTLTAFAAMGRDIKLSESRIEGYRHFVNKIWNSARFALMNFDGKKSEASIDDATGLANKWILHRLEEVKVSMREGIEGYRFNEVAQTMYKFIWNEFCDWYLEMIKPDLYSDDESRKAPTLKVLWTVLSETMILLHPVMPFVTQEIWSVLPGIENEDIATVLYPETRANCISEDAVSQMELFQGIVSGVRNIRTELLIAPSKKLEMIMRTSSDAALSLINDNSELVKFLARLETVEAGPDVRGPEASGTAVVQGNEIFIPLAGAVDFESELARLDKEFAKLDKDLIVIEKKLSNEAFVNNAPAAVVAQERERLAEIDDKRAKLTELKDRLVSVMK
- the purN gene encoding phosphoribosylglycinamide formyltransferase, coding for MSKLPIAVLISGSGSNLQALIDKMEEGILDVDIRMVLSNRSSAYGLERAKKHAIPTCVLSHKDFESREDFDSEMVRVLKEAGVQAVVMAGFMRIITSVFLNAFSGQIINIHPALLPSFAGAGGQAEAVEHGVQISGCTVHFVNEKMDNGAIIIQAAVPAIPGEDVKILSDRILQVEHRILPQATQWLAEGRLSAEGRFVKLGAANVAKAELTADFPCLINPPLESGF
- the cobA gene encoding uroporphyrinogen-III C-methyltransferase, coding for MGIVYLIGAGPGDPGLLTVKAKEILECADVLIYDYLANSEFLSYCKEGAEILYVGKKGGDHTLPQNKINELIINKAKEGKVIARLKGGDPYVFGRGGEEAEELVEAGIKFEVIPGITAGVAAPAYAGIPVTHRDFTTSVCFITGHEDPTKETSGHNWEVYAKSNSTLVFYMGVKNLPMIAENLISNGRDPETPVALVRWGTRCNQQSFVSTLENVAEEAANRKFQAPSIIVVGGVCSLHDKLNWFEKKPLLGKGIVVTRAREQSSGLVSTLGKLGACVYEFPTITIEPMADYEPVQKAISTLSGWDWLIFTSVNGVKHFFQQLEESNLDARAFAGLQIAAIGPATADALAAKGIKPDFVPEKYVAEGVVEGLLERGVKGKKVLIPRALVAREILPQELEKAGAHVQILPVYETGLSENDPAPILEALKSGKINYLTFTSSSTVENFFNLVEPEQFHKFKDSVKIACIGPITTKTLEGFGFEPDIQPDDYTIPGLVDELVKESAE
- a CDS encoding aminoglycoside phosphotransferase family protein, whose translation is MVDALEPWGRKTFRRHTEKNIPGSPARALSRSVIEDTQNNLWLSERIASKQLSQRTAISRNLQVLHDSGLEHILLYQQTVEGTYVADLMGLPWQLSPFYESDLLPQPEFVYDEERGESLAEFICSLRKHSNEKQLEQGKPPFDLLEYATTLVKTTAEREPKVFERIEPICKKIFPKMEKFTSLPVAFCHGDFHPLNILWRGKNVGAVIDWEFSGMRPEIYDVANIIGCVGFENPEGLNFGLIPQFLKVLKSETDISAEGYAMLPFFIPALRFAWLSEWLRKKDWEMLSMELDFMAILLERI